A window of Streptomyces sp. Je 1-332 genomic DNA:
CACGGCGAGCGAGCGTCCCGGGGTCCAGCCCGCCGCGTCGAGATCCCGCGCCGAGAGCGAACCGCCCGAGCCGTCGAAGTCCGCGTCCGCGGGTCGCGCGTCGTCACTGACCGCCCTGTTGTCGAAGAGCCGCTCCAGAGGGAGCGGCCCGGGTCTGTGCGGGGCGGCTTGCGCCGTTGCCACGGGGACGGCACCGGCGAGTACCGCCAGTACGGCTGCCGCTCCCCATGAACGTCGGCCTGGACGTTGGAGCATGTGGACCCCCCAGGGCTGTAGCTGACGTGACGACAGGTGCGCCATGAAGCTAAGGAGGTGAGGGATAAGCGTCAATGAGGTGCGCGTGAACATGACCCGAACTCACCGCGATGCCGCACTCGCGGGGTGGCATCGCTCCTGACCCCGGCTCGGGGTCTTCGGCTTGCGGCGCGGACAGGCACACCCGAACGGCGCGGACAGGCGCACCTGAACAGCCATGGTGGGAGGCGGACTTGTCTGTGAAGCTGTCCCGATGACCACCACACCAGAATGGGAGCAGCGCTCCACCGACCTGTGGGCCGCCATCGACGAGTTCGACGCCGCGGACTTCCGCGCGAAGATCGGGGCGCTGGCCGATGAGCTCCCCGAGGGGCACCCCGTCGGATACTTCGAGCGTGCGTCGGCGAACGACTCGACCGGCGAGGGCCGGGCGGCCGTACCGCTCTACCGGCAGGCGCTCGAGGCCGGGCTGACCGGCGAGCGCAGGCGACGGGCCGTGATCCAGATGTCGAGCACGATGCGCGCGCTCGGGGACGCCGAGAGGAGCGTCGAGCTGCTCACCGCGGAGCGGGACCACGGTTCCGACCAGCTCGACGACGCGGTCACGGCTTTCCTGGCGCTCGCGCTGATCGACGTCGGCCGTGAACGGGAAGCGGCGGCGCTGGCCCTGGGCGCGCTCTCCAAGCACCTGCCGCGCTACAACCGCTCTCTGGCGAACTACGCGAAGATCGCCGTCGGTGAGGAGCCGACGGCGTAACCGCCCGGAGCTTGGCCCCGTGGTGATCGCCGCGGGGCCGCGGGCGCGCGCGGCGTGATTCGCCTGATTCCGTGATCAACTGATGCAAGATACATTCTTGGAGATACGGACATCCGCGCCCTGGGAACAGGGAGACGGGTGGGAGATGAGCTCGTGCGACCACGCGTCAACGAGGGTCCGGCAGGGCGAGCCCGGCCGGTCCGTCGCAGGCCGGATCCGTCCCACCAGTCGCGCATCCGGCGTTGACGTCCAACGGAGAGGCCGATCATGAACATCTCCTTCTTCGACAGGTGGCGCAGGCAGTCCGCCGACCGGAGCCCAGGACTCGCCTCGGTGTTCGACGAGGATCCGGCCGGCGTGGCCGAACTCCTCTCCGAATGCGAGCTGCTGCGTTCCCAGGCGGCCACCGCCGGGCTCGAACTCGACGACTCCCCGGGTTCGTTGACCGCGCTCGACCAGCTCCTGCCACGCTGGCGCGACGACCCCGAACTGCTGCCGTGGCTCGGCAACGACGCGGGTCTCTACCTCGGGTCGGTCATCGTCCGCCGGGTGCCCGGCGCCACCTGGCACGTCTGGCCCGGCGGCAGCCCCGTCGTGTGGCTCCCCTCGGGGCGGGAGATCCAGGTGGTCGAGGCGGGGCTCGACTGGGCGGTGCAGGGCGCTCCGGAGCTGTCCCAGGTCTACGCGGAGGCGTCGGAGTCGTAGTCGCGGGATGACGTAAGTGCAAATACGGTTAATGCCCATAAGTGCGTGTCGTCCAGTAAGTGCCGTTTTCACGTGGATAGTTTGCGCGGACCGACACCGCTGAGAGTGGGCAGGGCAGGGCATGGCCGTCGATCCGCTGATCGAGCTGCGTGAAGTGAACAAGTACTACGGGGAGCTGCATGTCCTCCAGGACATCAACCTCACCGTCGGCAAGGGGGAGGTGGTCGTGGTCATCGGCCCGTCAGGGTCGGGGAAATCCACGCTCTGCAGGACGATCAACCGGCTCGAGACGATCCAGTCGGGAGCCATCGCACTGGACGGGCAGCCGCTTCCCGAAGAGGGCAAGGCCCTGGCTTCGCTCCGTGCCGACGTAGGCATGGTGTTCCAGTCCTTCAACCTCTTCGCACACAAGACAGTGCTGCAGAACGTCTCCCTCGCGCCGGTCAAGGTGCGGGGCAAGAAGAAGGACGACGCCACGCGGCGCTCCCGCGAGCTCCTGGACCGGGTGGGCCTGGCGACACAGGCCGACAAGTACCCGGCGCAGCTCTCGGGCGGCCAGCAGCAGCGCGTGGCCATCGCACGCGCGCTCGCCATGGAGCCCAAGGTGATGCTCTTCGACGAGCCGACATCGGCCCTCGACCCCGAGATGATCAATGAGGTGCTCGAGGTCATGCAGGGACTCGCCCGCGAGGGCATGACCATGGTCGTCGTCACCCACGAGATGGGCTTCGCCCGTTCGGCCGCCAACCGCGTCGTCTTCATGGACGCGGGCCGCATCGTCGAGGACCGGGCCCCCGAGGACTTCTTCAGCAACCCGGAGAGCGACCGAGCCAAGGACTTCCTCTCCAAGATCCTCAAGCACTGACGGGGGGACAGGCATGATGCGTACGACACGTCTGCTCGCGGCGCTCGTCCTCGCCGCCTGCGCCGTGACCGCCTGCGGCAAGGAGGGCAGCCCCCCGGTGAAGGGGCCGCAGCCCGACGAACTGCCCAAGTACCAGGTCGCGACGGGCTTCACACTGCCGCAGTCCAGTACCTGGAAGAAGGCCAAGAGGCGCGGTCACCTCGTCGTCGGAGCCAAGGAGGACCAGCCGTTCCTCGGCGAGAAGAACCCCGCCACGGGGCAGTACACCGGCTTCGACATCGAGATCGCCAAGATGATCTCGGCCTCGCTCGGCTTCGACCCGAACTCGATCCGGTTCCGCACGATCGCCTCGGCGAACCGCGAGACCGCCCTGCAGAACGGGCAGATCGACTACTACGTCGGCACCTACACGATCAACGACCTCCGCAAGAAGCTCGTCGGCTTCGCCGGCCCGTACTACATGGCGGGCCAGGGCCTGCTCGTGCGCACCGACGAGGACGACATCAACGGGCCGCAGGACCTGAACGGCAAGCGGGTCTGCTCGGCGGCAGGATCGACCCCCTACCAGCGCATCCAGAAGGAATACCCGAAGGCGATCCTCGTCGCCTACGACACCTACTCGGTCTGCGTCGACAACCTGCTGACCTACCAGGTGGACGCCGTCACCACCGACGACGCCATCCTGATCGGCTATGCGGCCAAGGTGCCAGACGAGCTCAAGGTGGTCGGCAAGCCGTTCTCGAAGGAGCCCTACGGCATCGGCGTCCCCAGAAGCGACAACGCCCTGCGGTTCGCCGTCGACGACGCCCTCGCCGCCCGGGAGAAGGACGGCGACTGGAAGAAGGCCTACGACGCCACCCTCGGCCTCTCCGGGGTCCCGGCGCCCAAGCCGCCCGCCATCGACCGCTACCCGGCGAGCTGAGGAGGCGTCGTGGACGTACTGACAGACAACTTCTCCACCTTCGGTGAGGGGTTCCTCGGCACCGTCGAACTCACCGTGTACGCCTCCATCCTGGCCCTCGTGCTCGGCTTCGTCATGGCGTCGTTCCGGGTGGCGCCGGTCGGCTCCTTCCGGGTGTTCGGCACCGCCTGGGTGACGGTTCTGCGCAACACCCCGCTCACACTGCTCTTCTTCGCGGTGCTGCTCGGGCTCCCGCGCTTCGGACTCGTCCTGCCCTTCAAGGTGTTCGCCGTACTCGCACTCGGCTGCTACACCTCCGCCTTCATCTGTGAGGCACTGCGTTCGGGCATCAACACCGTCCCCAAAGGCCAGGGCGAGGCGGCCCGCAGCCTGGGGATGACCTTCGGACAGACGCTGTCCATGGTCGTGCTCCCGCAGGCCTTCCGGTCCGTCATCTCACCGGTCGGCTCCAACCTCATCGCACTGGCGAAGAACTCGGCGATCGCGGGCGCGTTCAGCGTCA
This region includes:
- a CDS encoding tetratricopeptide repeat protein, with the translated sequence MTTTPEWEQRSTDLWAAIDEFDAADFRAKIGALADELPEGHPVGYFERASANDSTGEGRAAVPLYRQALEAGLTGERRRRAVIQMSSTMRALGDAERSVELLTAERDHGSDQLDDAVTAFLALALIDVGREREAAALALGALSKHLPRYNRSLANYAKIAVGEEPTA
- a CDS encoding amino acid ABC transporter ATP-binding protein, whose product is MAVDPLIELREVNKYYGELHVLQDINLTVGKGEVVVVIGPSGSGKSTLCRTINRLETIQSGAIALDGQPLPEEGKALASLRADVGMVFQSFNLFAHKTVLQNVSLAPVKVRGKKKDDATRRSRELLDRVGLATQADKYPAQLSGGQQQRVAIARALAMEPKVMLFDEPTSALDPEMINEVLEVMQGLAREGMTMVVVTHEMGFARSAANRVVFMDAGRIVEDRAPEDFFSNPESDRAKDFLSKILKH
- a CDS encoding glutamate ABC transporter substrate-binding protein yields the protein MMRTTRLLAALVLAACAVTACGKEGSPPVKGPQPDELPKYQVATGFTLPQSSTWKKAKRRGHLVVGAKEDQPFLGEKNPATGQYTGFDIEIAKMISASLGFDPNSIRFRTIASANRETALQNGQIDYYVGTYTINDLRKKLVGFAGPYYMAGQGLLVRTDEDDINGPQDLNGKRVCSAAGSTPYQRIQKEYPKAILVAYDTYSVCVDNLLTYQVDAVTTDDAILIGYAAKVPDELKVVGKPFSKEPYGIGVPRSDNALRFAVDDALAAREKDGDWKKAYDATLGLSGVPAPKPPAIDRYPAS
- a CDS encoding amino acid ABC transporter permease, which gives rise to MDVLTDNFSTFGEGFLGTVELTVYASILALVLGFVMASFRVAPVGSFRVFGTAWVTVLRNTPLTLLFFAVLLGLPRFGLVLPFKVFAVLALGCYTSAFICEALRSGINTVPKGQGEAARSLGMTFGQTLSMVVLPQAFRSVISPVGSNLIALAKNSAIAGAFSVTELLGTYKTLSELGYNIIWTFVWIAVGYLIITLAISAIFNVLEKRWGVAR
- a CDS encoding DUF6278 family protein, encoding MNISFFDRWRRQSADRSPGLASVFDEDPAGVAELLSECELLRSQAATAGLELDDSPGSLTALDQLLPRWRDDPELLPWLGNDAGLYLGSVIVRRVPGATWHVWPGGSPVVWLPSGREIQVVEAGLDWAVQGAPELSQVYAEASES